A section of the Lineus longissimus chromosome 1, tnLinLong1.2, whole genome shotgun sequence genome encodes:
- the LOC135493044 gene encoding uncharacterized protein LOC135493044 translates to MTMEFGASSNGNDDNPSGENAGHYARIKELAASYRREKRKTYPKKNLKPYVKAPSRDINGAIDGPSVPRRERKGKKTSTTEKLKDFPEELKPSNHEVEIDAPFDFKCSSK, encoded by the exons atgaccatggaatttggtg catcatccaatggtaatgatgacaatccttctggtgagaatgcagggcattatgcacgaatcaaagagttggctgcctcctatcgcagggaaaagaggaaaacctatcctaaaaagaacttaaagccatatgtgaaggctccatccagggacatcaatggtgctatagatggtccatcagttcccagaagagaaagaaaagggaagaaaacctcaacgacag agaaactaaaggactttcctgaggaattgaaaccaagtaatcatgaagtagaaatcgatgcacctttcgatttcaagtgttccagcaag tga